The nucleotide window CGGGGAGCCGAATCAGCCCCCCGTTCTGAGCGCGATCGGTAACAAGACGGTGAACGAGCTCACGCCGCTGGCATTCACCGTTGTGGCGTCGGATCCCGGTCCCTGTCCTGGCGAGACACTCACGTTCTCCCTGGATGCTGGCGCGCCCGCTGGCGCCACGATCAATGGGTCGACCGGCGCGTTTACGTGGACCCCGGCGGAGGCGCAGGGGCCGGGAACCTTCCCGATCACGGTCCGCGTGACCGACAACGGAAGCCCGCCACTTAGCGACTTCGAGACGATCACGGTGACGGTAAACGAGGTGAACTCGGCCCCAGTGGTGGCGAATCCCGGGAACAAGTTCGTAACGGTGTTGTCGACCCTGGCGTTCACGGTCACGGCAACCGATTCGGACATTCCGGCCAACACGATTGCGTGGTCGTTAACGCTGGGGACACCCGCGGCGACGGGCGCGACGATCAACTCTTCCACAGGGGCGTTCAGCTGGACGCCCACACAGGCACAGGCAAACCAGGTGTACCCGGTGACGATCACGGCGACCGATAACGGGACCCCGGTGCTCAGCGGGTCGGCCGCGATCACAGTCACCGTCAACGAGGCGAATCAGGCGCCTGTCCTCTCCCCCATCGGGGGTAAATCCGGAACCGTTCAAGTACTCTTGACCTTTACGGCGACGGCGACGGACCCGAATGCGGGTCAGACGCTGACTTTCTCACTCGATGCAGGAGCCCCGGTCGGCGCCACGATGACGCCGGGCGGAACCTTCTCCTGGACGCCTGCTTGCGGGCAGAACGGGACCTTCCCGGTCACCATCCGCGTCACGGACAATGGCATCCCCCCGCTGAGCGACTTCGAGGCGATCACGATCACGATTGGTGATCCGGGCAACCCGTCACCCGTGCTCGCGACCATCGGGAACAAGACAGTCAATGAAGGCTTCCTCTTGAGCTTTACCGCCACCGCGACGGATTCAGATGCTGGGGATGTGCTCACATTTTCATTGGACTCGGGTGCTCCGGCCGGTGCCGCCATCAACGGAGCGTCTGGTGCCTTCACTTGGACGCCGACCGAGGCCCAAGGCCCAGGAAGTCATCCGATCACCGTTCGCGTGACGGATAACGGAGAGTGCCCGGCAACTGATTTCGAAACAATCACCGTAATGGTGAACGAGGTGAACGTGTCCCCGGTGCTCGCGCCGATAGGAAACAAAACCGCGTGCAGCGTTGGCGCTCCCTTTACTTTCACCGTGACGGCCACCGATGCCGACCTTCCGGCAAACGTCCTGACGTTCTCGCTCGATCCCGGCGCCCCGTCGGGAGCGGCGATCAATGCGTCTACGGGCGCCTTCAGCTGGACGCCCTCGACGACCGGGACCTTTCCGGTGACGGTTCGGGTGGCAGACAACGGCACACCGACTCTGGACGACTTCGAGGTTGTCACGATCACCGTAAGCCCCGGGGCGCCGAACCAGGCACCTGTTCTGGGAGCGATCGGAAACAAGACGGTGAACGAGCTTGCGGCGCTGGCATTCACCGCTGTCGCGTCCGACCCCGGTCCCTGTCCTGGAGAAACTCTCACCTTCTCGCTGGATGCCGGAGCGCCTATCGGCACGACGATCAATGGATCGACCGGCGTCTTTACCTGGACCCCGACGGAGGCCCAGGGCCCGGGCACCTTCCCGATCACAATCCGCGTAACGGACAACGGCAGCCCCCCGCTGAGCGACTTCGAGACCATTCAGGTCACGGTGAACGAGTTCAACTCCGCGCCGGTGCTGGCGGCGATCGGGAACAAGACCGGCGCGATTGGCACTCCGACCACCTTCACGGCGACGGCGACCGATTCCGATATTCCCGCGAACACCCTGACTTTCTCGCTCGATGCGGGCGCTCCGCCGGGCGCCACAATTAACGCCGCAACGGGCGCCTTCAGCTGGACGCCCTCGACGACGGGGACCTTCCCGGTCACGATTCGCGTCACCGACAACGGCACCCCACCACTGAGTGACTTCGAGACGATCACGATCGTCATGGGTGGAGGTCCGGGCCAGGCGCCAGTTTTGGCAGCGATCGGGAATAAAACGGTGAATGAGCTCACGCTCCTGGCTTTCACCGCGACCGCAACGGATCCGAACGCTGGGGAAGTCCTCACATTCTCGCTGGATGCCGGCGCGCCTGCCGGCACGACGATCAATGGGTCGAGCGGCGCCTTTGTCTGGACCCCGACCGAGGCACAGGGCCCGGGGGTCTACCCGATCACGGTCCGCGTAACGGACAACGGCAGCCCGCCACTGAGCGATTTCGAGACGATTCAGGTCACGGTGAATGAGTTCAACTCCCCGCCTGTGCTGACACCGATTGGGAACAAGAGCGGCACGATCGGCACGCCGGTCACCTTCACGGCGACCGCGACAGATGCCGACATCCCGGCGAACACGCTGACATTCTCGTTGGACGCCGGCGCGCCGCCGGGGGCCACGATTGGCGCATCGACGGGCGCCTTTAGTTGGACACCGACGAACAGCGGGACCGTTCCCGTAACGATTCGCGTCACCGACAACGGCACACCACCACTGAGTGACTTCGAGACGATCACGATCGTCCCGGCACTCGGTGCGGGCCAGGCGCCGGTTCTGTCACCGATCGGGAACAAAACGGTGAACGAGCTTGTGCTCCTCGCTTTCACCGCGACCGCAACGGATCCAAACGCTGGTGACGTTCTCACCTTCTCGCTGGATGCCGGCGCACCCGCCGGCGCGACCATCGGCGCATCGACGGGCGCATTCAGTTGGACCCCGTCGGAGGCGCAGGGTCCCGGGAGCCGCCCGATCACGGTCCGCGTGACGGACAACGGCAGCCCGCCCCAAAGCGATTTCGAGACGTTCACGGTCACCGTGAATGAGGTAAACCAGGCGCCGGTCCTGACTCCGATCGGCAACAAGACTGTGACTGCGGGGTCGACCCTTGCCCTCACGGCGACCGCGACCGACGCCGATATCCCGCCCAACACGCTCTGTTTCTCGCTCGATTCCGGTTCGCCGCCCGGGGCCACGATGACCTGCGGCACGGGCGCCTTCATGTGGACCCCGTCGCTGGGGCAAATCGGCCTCTACTCGATTACGGTGCGGGTCACGGATAACGGGATCCCGCCCTTGAGCGATTCCGAGACGATCACGGTGCTGGTGAGTCAACCGGAGAGCAGGCCGACGGCCGATGCCGGCGGTCCCTACACAGGGATCGTGAATAGCCCGCTGAGTTTCGATGGGACTGGCTCGTCCGACCCGAACGGTGAGGTGCTCACGTACCTCTGGAATTTCGGCGACGGCAACACGGGCGCGGGGGCCACACCGATGCACATCTACACCGCCCCGGGAAACTACAACGTGGTCCTCCGCGTCACGGACCCGGAAGGTAACTTCGACGAAGACGTCACGACCGTCACGATCCTGGCGGAGATCCCGGTGACCCTACTCCTCAAGAACGGCAAGTCGACGATCAACCTTGGCGATCCCGACGTCCTGAAGCTCGGTATCGAGGAGCTCGAACAGCCGTACGCGAGCGTCCTCGTCGGCACGGCCCGCCTCTCCACCGATTTCCCGAACGCTGGCACCGTCGCCGAGTGCTCGGCGGACACGAAGCACACCCGGATCGGGGACCTGGATCGAAACGGTGTGTCCGACCTCGAGCTCCGGTTCCCGATCGCTTGCATCAGGGATCTGTTCCGGAATACCCCCAACAACAGCACCGTGAACCTCATCCTCACCGGGCAATTTCAGACGTCGACGGGTACGGTCCCACTCCGCGGCGTGAAGGCGGTCACGATCAAGAGGGGCGGCGGCGGTAGTGCCCCTGTCCTCGCCTACCCGAACCCATTCAATCCACAAGGCAGGCTCTCGTTCATGACCACGAGGCCGGGGAGCGCGAGCATTCAGCTATTCGATCTTCAGGGACGCCTGGTGAGAACACTACTGCCGCGGCAATACCTAGGGCCGGGCGATCACGAGATCGCGATCGACGGTTTGAACGACCAGGGCATCGGCCTTTCCTCTGGAATCTATTTCTACCGGGTTTCGACGGCGGACGGCGTCACGGAGGGATCGATCAGCGTATTGAAGTAGTTGCGGGGCTCTCGGCGGCGGGACATAGTGGTGCCGTAGGTTTGCGATTGAGTTGAAGTAGTTCATCGCCGCGCCCACTGGGGGCACCAAGGCAATTACCAAGTCCGATCGAAGTGCCCGACCCGCGGACGGCGTTCCCGACTGGCTCGCTCCGGCGCTGACGGCGGCTCTCCTCGCCGCCCCTCGTCTGGGCCTCGGCTATTTCTGGGACGACTATCACTTCCTGACCGCGCGCGGCACGAACAACCCCCTCTACTATCTAATCCCGCATAAGGCTGACCCCTACTATCGGCCGATCCCCGAGGGTCTCTACGCGCAGCTCCTCAGGCGCCTCGATCCGCACAGCGGCCTCCTGGGGCACGGGATCAACCTCGCGCTCTTCGCGCTCGCTGTCGTCCTCCTGGTCCGGATCGTCACGCGCCTCGCCGGGAGGCGTGCCGGGATCATCGCCGGGTTCGCCTTCGCGGCCACCGGGGCGGTTCCGAGCCTCGTCGCCTGGGTGAGCGGCTCGCACGATCTCTTCGCGATCGTGTTCCTCCTCGCGGCCATGCTTCTCCGCGACGCCGGCCGGTTCGTACCCGCGCTCGCGGCGACCGCGTGCGCGCTTCTCTCCAAGGAATCCGCCATCGCGATGGTGCCCGCGCTCGTCTTCTGGGACGCGATCACCGGGAGCCGGGCGCCTCGTCTCGCCCGCGCCCTGATCGCCTATGGGTGCGTGATCGTCGCATGGGCCGCCATGCATCCGGGCGTGCGAGCGCTGGTTGCGCACGGATTCCAAAGCGGCGCGACCGGGTACGTGGGCCTGGAGCATCCCGAGCGATGGGCGCGATATTCCCTCCGATACGTGGCGACGCTCTGGAACCTTCCGGTAACCGGATTCTCCACGCGGTGGCCGTCGGAGCTGACGCCTTGGGTTGCCGCGGCGCTCGCCGTTCTCGTCGCCGGCATAGCTTGGGGCCGCGGGATGCGCGCGGCCTTGAGTAGCGATATCGGTTCGCTACCGTCCGCGCGCCGGCTCGCCACGCTCGGGCTCTTGCTCGCGGTTCCGCCACTTCTCCTTCCCACGTTCCTGGTCCGGCCATGGGTCCCCTATCTCGTCGCCCTACCCGCGCTCGGAGCCTCCCTGCTTCTTGCGATCGGGCTGAGGCGTGCGTCGGTGGGCGTTGCCGTCCTGACCCTGGCGGCATTCCTCGTGATGGGTGCTTCGTGCCGCGGCGTCTCGCTGCCCGGCGAGCTCTCATGGACGGAGGCGGTCCTCGTCGACGCGAGCCAGGCGATTCACCGCGTGGAGCGAAACCTCCGCACGATCCGCCCATCGATTCCCCATGGAGCGCAGCTTTTGGTATCGGTCGCGGCGACCGGCACGCGTGGAATCAATTCCACGATCATCGACGGCCAGGCGCCGAGCATCTGGTACGACGACCCCTCGCTCAAGTCGGCGAGGCCGGAGCTACGTGGAGCAGGGTTTCGCGACGACCTTCTCTTTCGCGTCACGCAGGGACTCGACGTCGTGGAGATCGAGCCCGATCAGACCCTTTACCGCTCGACCGCCTCCTCTGTGAGCCCGTTCGACATCGGGCGGCCGATCAGCACCTACGCGCGCGGGGTGGCCGCTTCCGGTGACGTCGCCCGGTCGATCCGGATCCTCGAGAGGCTGGCCCGGCAGGATCAGGGCGATCTCCGATCGTACGACTTGCGATTGGCGGCCATGGCGGCGATCTGGAAGGGACAGAAGGGGGAGGCGGCGCGGCTTGTGGCGGAGGCCGACTCGATGCCGCGAGATGCGGCGCTCGATCAGATGGCGAAGGTATTCGGCGAGCCTACCGCCCGGCCCGACCTGGATTCCTGCGCCTACCAGGCCTTCGGCATCTCGACGGAAGACGCCGAGTCCATGCGCTTCCTGATGCGACTCTATCGCGACATGGGGTACGTGCCCCAAGAGGAGCACTTTGCCGCGCGCCTCCAGAGGATCGCGCCGGGCGATTCGGGGGCGGCGGAGGTGTTGCGCGCCAAGGGGGGTAGGCGGTAGTGACAACTTGGTGCCGGAGGGGGGAATCGAACCCCCACGGGATTGCTCCCACGGGATTTTGAGTCCCGCGCGTCTGCCAATTTCACCACTCCGGCGCCTTAACCCCTTGAATTTCTCGATGATAGCAGACCAGTCCGACCGACCCCAGTCCCCGACCACCCCATCG belongs to Candidatus Eisenbacteria bacterium and includes:
- a CDS encoding PKD domain-containing protein — its product is MSRASTIRLLAVSCTLFALGSGWARPSRAADISLTPIGNLDVGGFNMSVITSDLNRDGALDLITTSLEFNRASVFLGNGDGTFRARSDYATANEPHSVAAGDLNLDGIPDLLVANAGAGTVSVLIGVGDGTFVRGTDFEASPTPYFVGIADVNGDGRPDAICAVSSSIFVRLGNGDGTFGPRTDVALAGCAVGEIQAADLNGDGRLDLAVTNNCSGLVHILLGHGDGSFQPPLSYSADGSPLSCDIGDLNGDGRLDLVVSGGAALAVSVFLGNGDGTFLPRTDYGTDVAPISVRIGDFNSDTIPDLAVTTGEGRALDVLAGRGDGTFDPKHGYPTGPGYALAVGDWDRDGLLDLAASTFDQMGRLSLFRNTPGVPVGNSPVLTAPPSASGNVGTEITFTVSAADPDGEPITELGVSPLLPGASFTVDPSQTSGTFRWTPTSAELGGPYRVVFFAYNSLATSARTHIYIGPGGSNRPPVLDPIGSKAVNELAPLTFTATATDPDAGQTLTFLLFLGAPAATGATLNGTTGAFNWTPTEAQGPGSYSITVQVVDNGSPQLNAVEGITIAVNEVNVAPVLAAIGNKAACAVGSPFTFTATATDTDVPANVLTFSLDPGAPSGATINGSTGVFNWTPSSPGSFPVTIRVTDNGTPPLNDFEAITITVSPGEPNQPPVLSAIGNKTVNELTPLAFTVVASDPGPCPGETLTFSLDAGAPAGATINGSTGAFTWTPAEAQGPGTFPITVRVTDNGSPPLSDFETITVTVNEVNSAPVVANPGNKFVTVLSTLAFTVTATDSDIPANTIAWSLTLGTPAATGATINSSTGAFSWTPTQAQANQVYPVTITATDNGTPVLSGSAAITVTVNEANQAPVLSPIGGKSGTVQVLLTFTATATDPNAGQTLTFSLDAGAPVGATMTPGGTFSWTPACGQNGTFPVTIRVTDNGIPPLSDFEAITITIGDPGNPSPVLATIGNKTVNEGFLLSFTATATDSDAGDVLTFSLDSGAPAGAAINGASGAFTWTPTEAQGPGSHPITVRVTDNGECPATDFETITVMVNEVNVSPVLAPIGNKTACSVGAPFTFTVTATDADLPANVLTFSLDPGAPSGAAINASTGAFSWTPSTTGTFPVTVRVADNGTPTLDDFEVVTITVSPGAPNQAPVLGAIGNKTVNELAALAFTAVASDPGPCPGETLTFSLDAGAPIGTTINGSTGVFTWTPTEAQGPGTFPITIRVTDNGSPPLSDFETIQVTVNEFNSAPVLAAIGNKTGAIGTPTTFTATATDSDIPANTLTFSLDAGAPPGATINAATGAFSWTPSTTGTFPVTIRVTDNGTPPLSDFETITIVMGGGPGQAPVLAAIGNKTVNELTLLAFTATATDPNAGEVLTFSLDAGAPAGTTINGSSGAFVWTPTEAQGPGVYPITVRVTDNGSPPLSDFETIQVTVNEFNSPPVLTPIGNKSGTIGTPVTFTATATDADIPANTLTFSLDAGAPPGATIGASTGAFSWTPTNSGTVPVTIRVTDNGTPPLSDFETITIVPALGAGQAPVLSPIGNKTVNELVLLAFTATATDPNAGDVLTFSLDAGAPAGATIGASTGAFSWTPSEAQGPGSRPITVRVTDNGSPPQSDFETFTVTVNEVNQAPVLTPIGNKTVTAGSTLALTATATDADIPPNTLCFSLDSGSPPGATMTCGTGAFMWTPSLGQIGLYSITVRVTDNGIPPLSDSETITVLVSQPESRPTADAGGPYTGIVNSPLSFDGTGSSDPNGEVLTYLWNFGDGNTGAGATPMHIYTAPGNYNVVLRVTDPEGNFDEDVTTVTILAEIPVTLLLKNGKSTINLGDPDVLKLGIEELEQPYASVLVGTARLSTDFPNAGTVAECSADTKHTRIGDLDRNGVSDLELRFPIACIRDLFRNTPNNSTVNLILTGQFQTSTGTVPLRGVKAVTIKRGGGGSAPVLAYPNPFNPQGRLSFMTTRPGSASIQLFDLQGRLVRTLLPRQYLGPGDHEIAIDGLNDQGIGLSSGIYFYRVSTADGVTEGSISVLK